GGGCAGCGCATCGTCGGCATGATCAGCGAAGCGGACCTCGCGGTGCACCTCGACGAGCACCGCCTTCACCACTTTGCCGAGAGCATCTACTCGGCTCAGCCCACCAGCTGACGGCGCCCGGCGGGGGCGCGGCCGCCGCGCCCCCGTCAGCGCTCCTGCATGAGCCCCAGCTTGTGCCCGTCGGGGTCGGCGAAAAACGACATCCACAGCTCGGTGGCGCCGTCGCGGTGCACGACGTGCGGCGTCCCGAATGACTCGACGCCCGCCGCGACAAGGCGCGCGTGCTCCGCCTCGATGTCGTCGACGCGGAAGTAGAGCGTGCAGCGGCTCGCGAACTCCTCGGACTCCGGGACGCCGAGGTAGAGCCGCACGTCGCCGCTCGCGAAGAACGCCATCGGCTGGCCCTGCACCTGGAAGAGCAGCGGGATGCCCAGCACGTCACGGTAGAACCCCACCGAACGGTCGATGTCTCGGACGCTGATGTGGATCTGGGCCACCGGACCGAGCGCCATGGCCACCTCCCGGGCGAGTGCTTAACTGTGGTAAAAGGTTAACCATGGTGAAGCAGTCGGGGCAAGCACGGCTGCCCGCCCGCCCCGCCGGCGTGCCCGCCGACGAGCGCCACGAGACGGCCAACCTGTTGCACTCCGCGGCGTTGCGCCTGCTGCGCGCGGCGCGCACGCACGACGCCGGCATGGACCTCGACGGCCCACGCGCCTCGCTGCTGTCCGTCGTCGTCTTCGCCGGCCCGCAGCCGGTCACCCGCCTGGCCGCGATCGAGCAGGTCTCACCGCCCGCGATCACCAAGCTCGTCGCCGCCCTGGAGGCCGACGGCCTGGTGGTCCGCGAGCGCTCCGCGACGGACCGCCGAGTGGTGCTGGTCACGCCGACGGCGGCGGGCAGGCGCCTGCTGGAGCGCGGCCGGGCGGCGCGGGTGCGCGCGGTGGCCGCCCTGCTGGAAGGCGCCTCCGCCCGCGACCTGGCCACCCTGCGCCGCGCCGCCCAGCTGATCGCCGCCCGCATCTGAAGAGCGCCGATCCAGGCATGGATCTGCCCGCGCCCGTGTCACCTGCGGACCGCATGCTCCCGCGGGCACCGCTCCGGCCGGCGGCTCGCCAGGGCTCGCCGAAACCCCCGCCCTCCGCTGCCGGGCCCGCGCGCCAAGACCCGCCGCAGGCACGGGTCACGGCGGGGCGGCCGCGACCACGATCTGCGCTTCGGCACCGGACAGGCGGATCGGGTAGCGGGCCAGCACCGGCCAGGGCGCCGGCGCGTGGAGCAGTGCGACAAGGCGGCCGCCCGGCCGGAGGACGCGGCGCGCCTCGGACCACAGGCGGGACGGGTCCGTGGCGAGCGCGCCCGTGGCCGGGACCTGGCGGTCCCAGGGCGGGTTCACCACGATGCGGTCCACAGTGGATGCCCGCAGTGGGAGGGCGGCGGCGTCGGCGTGGAGCCAGCGGGCGGCCAGTGCGCCCGCGTTGGCTGTCGCCGCGCGCAGGGCGGCCGGGTCCGCGTCCACACCCAGCAGGCGGGCGCCGGTGCCGCCGGCCTCGATCAGGAGCGTGCCGGCGCCACAGCACGGGTCGAGCACCACGTCGCCCGGCGCGACGGCGGCGAGCCGGACCATCGCCGCGGCCACCGGCGGGTGCAGCGTGCCGGGCACGCCCACCCGCTTGTAGTCACGCCGGTGACTCGGCCGGTCGCCCGGGCGCACCGCAACCGTGGCCCGCTTGCCCTCGATCGTCACCCGCCACGAGGTGGTGCCGGGTGGTGGGCGCACCCCGCCGCGCCGCGAGTGGTACGGCACGCCGAGCACCCTCGACAGGTGCACCCCGACGGCGTCCTCGACGTCGTACCGGCCGAAGCGGCGCGCGCCCACGACCGTGGCGGAGACGTCGAGCGGCCGGCGGGGTGCCCATGAGAGGTCGCCCAGCTCACCCAGGCGGCGGAGGTCTTCTTTCGTGTGGCCGATCCCGTGGATGACGGCGGCCACGAGCAGTACGTCGTCGGCGGTGGGCAGGGCACGGATCGCGGCAGCCGCATCCAGCGAGGTGAAGTGCACCTCGCGGTGGCCGATCAGGTCGACCTGACCGAGCCCGCGCTCGCGGATCTCGGTGGCGACCAGGGTCTCCATGCCTCGCACCGTCCGCGCCAGGAGGCGCGCGTGCATCGTTCTTCTCCCGCGGCAGGACCCGGGACGGCACGTCGCCGCCCCGCATCACCGGCGGTGGGGTCAGGCCCGCGACCCGCAGGTGGGGTCAGCGGGCGAGGAAGAAGAACGTCACAGGCCCACGTTAGCGGCGGGCGGAAGCGATATTTCTCAGCCCTCGACCGGCACGCTCGCCACCAGCGGCGCGGTCGGCGTCTTCGAGCCGGTATCGGGCTCGATCGTGACGCCGAGCGTGTCCATGCCGCGGATCCTGTCGATGAGCTTGGTCGCGCCGCCCTCGCCGGGCGTGAGCACGCCCCGCGAGTCGGGTCCGCCGCTGGTGACGGCCCACAGCTGGTACGCACGGTCGTCGCCGGGCGGCCGCGCACCCGAGAGCATGACAACACCCTCGTCCAAGCTCTCGGAGAGCACCATCGTGATCTGGCCGCCCCCGGTGACCGGCGCGGAACGCAGCCGCGCGTCGGACGCGGCGAGCACCGCCTCGACCCGGGTCGCCTCGGCGCGCAGGGCCTCGGCGGTGGCGCGCTCATCCCGTACCCGCTGCTCTTGAGCGATGTAGGAAACCGTGCCCGTGCCCGCGGCAAGGACCACGGCGGCGGCCGCGGCGGCCACGATCGGACCCCGCCGCCACCCGGCGGAGGGCGAGGTGGCGCGGGCCTTGCGGTCCGGGCGCTCGGCGGCCACCTGCCGGGTCTGGCGGATCTCGGCGAGCACGTTGTCCCGCAGGCGGGGCGGGGGCACCGACCATGCGCCGTCGGCCAGCCGCGCGGCGGTCTCCCGCAGCTCGGCGACGTCGTGCGCGCAGGACTCGCAGCCGGCGAGGTGGCGGGCGAAGGCGGCCCGCTCGACGTCGTCGAGAGCGTGCAGCGCGTACGCCCCCGCGAGCGCGTGGACGTCCGTCGTCATGCTGTCACTTCCACGCCCAGGCAGTCGCGCAGCCGGATCAGCCCGTCGCGCATGCGCGTCTTGATGGTGGGCAGCGCGGTGCCGAGCATCTCGGCGACCTCGCGGTACGTGTACCCCCGTAGTAGGCGAGCGTGATCGCCTCGCGCTGCAGGCCGGTGAGGGTCTGGATGCACCGCCGCACCTGCTGCTGCTCCAGGTGTGCGGTGGCCTGGTCGACCACCTCGTCGTACGGCGTCTCGCCCTGCGCGGCGGCCAGCTTGCGGGCCCGCTCGGCGCCGGCCTGCTCGGAACGCACGCGGTCGACGGCCCGGCGGTGGGCGATCGTGAAGATCCACGCGGTGGCCGAACCCCGCTCCGGGTCGAAGCGACCGGCGGTGCGCCACACCTCGACGAGCACCTCCTGCGCCACCTCCTCGGCCTGGGCGGGGTCGCGCACGACGCGCCGGGCCAGCCCGTACACCCGGGCGGCCACGAGGTCGTAGAGGCGCGTGAACGCGGCCTCGTCACCCCGCGCGACCGCGCGCAGCAGCTCGTTGGCCTCCGTGGAAGGGTCAGGCGGCGTGGGTACGGCCGACAGGTGCTCCGCCCGACGCAACCCTTCGTTGGCGCCGTCGCTCATGAATGCCAGCCTCTCGCCGATCATCTGCGCGCCCATATCGGTACTTCGGAGCCGTAGGGTACAGGGATTGCCCGATCGATTATTACCAACCTGTTTCCGCAGCGCGCATATCGTCCACTTAGCCTCTGCGTAGCCTTCCGGAGGGTGGACGCGGCCGTAAGACTCGCGGAAACTATGCCGGAACTCCCTGTAGTTCGAACTCCCAGCCGCCTCCAAATCAAACTCCCTCAGAGGACCGCTCATGGGCGAGCCGATTCTGGTGGTAGATGTCGGCACATTTGCCACCCGCGTCGCTCTGGTCGTCGGTGACCAGTCCGGGCTCCTGCGCGAGCCGGGCACCGGCAGCCTCGTCTGGCCCTCGTCGGTGTGCCTCGACGACGCCGGCTGCCTGGTCGGCACCGCCGCCGAGCGGCGCAAGCGGGCCATCCCGCGGCGCTACATCGACGGGCCGCGGCGAGCGGTCGACGCGCAGGCCTCGATGTGGCTGGACGGGCGGGAGGTCACCGGTGGCGAGGCGCTGGCCGCCTACCTGACGGCCGTGCGAGGCGAGGCCCGCCAGCAGTACGGCGCGGAGGTCCACCGCGTGACGCTCACCACACCCGCGGCGTACCTGACCGGAGACCCTCGCCGAGACGTGCTCACCGCCGCGGGCGAGGCGGCCGGTTTCTCCTATGTGGAGCTTGTCTCGAGCGCGGTGGCGGTCGCGCTCGACCCGGAGACCGGTGGCGGGCTGCCGGGCGGCGCGCTGGTGCTGGCCTGCACGCTGGGCGCCACCTGGACGGCGTCGCTGGTGCAGGTGCGGGGCAACCACACTGTCCAGCTTGCACAGGAGACCTCGGCCGCCGGCCACGACCTCGACGCCGTCTTGATCAATGACCTCCGCTCCGAGGGGCGTGCCTGGCTGGAGCCCTTGCTCGCCGCGCCGGGCGACGCCGGCCTGCGGGCCTACTACGACGCCGTCGACTTCGTGCGGCGGCTCAAGCACCAGCTCGCCGACGCCGAGGAGGTTTCCGACCACCTCACGCCGATCAGCCCGCCGTACCGGCTGACCCGCGAGTGGCTGGCCGCGTTCGCCGACCCGGCGCTGCGCTGGCTGGCGGCGAGCTGCCACACCGTGCTCGCCGCGGCCGGCGCCGCACCGTCCGACCTGGGCGCGGTCGTGCTCGCCGGCGGCGGTGCGCGGATGCCGGCGGCCGAGCACACCCTCCGCGCGACGCTCGGCCACCCGGTGCGCCGGGCCGCCGATCCGGAGCTCGGCGTGGTCCGCGGCGCCGCCCGGTGGTCGATCGGCGCGCTCAGCCGCGCGGTGCCCGCCGAGCGGCCGAGCTGGCGGATCGAGCCCGTGGCGTGGGACATTCCGGGCGGCCGGGGCGAGCTGGTGCGGTGGGTGGTCGGCGAAGGCGAGGCCTACCAGGCTGGCGCCGTCGTCGCTCGCGTGCGGGCGCCGGACGACCGGGTGTTCGACCTGGTGGCGCCCCAGGCCGGCACGCTGCTCGCCCATCGGGCCGCCGCCGGCCAGCAGGTCGGCCCGGTGCTCGTCGCCGCCGCGGCCAAGACACCCAAAGCGCTCGCCGAGCACCCGCCTCCCCACCAGCACCGGCTCGACGTCGCCGGCTCGTGGCTGCTGACCCCCGACCGGCAGCGGCTCGTCGAGTGCGACGGTGCCGGGCGGTACGTGCGGTACCGCACCGTCGGCGACCCCACCGTGACCGGCGAGTTCGTCCCCGAGGCAAGTGGCGCCACACCGGTGGGCGGCCGGGTGTTCGTCGGGCCGGACGGGCGGCTCTGCCTGGTCTCCTGGGACTCGGAGAGCTGGTTCCGCGTCTGGGATCTGGAGAGCGGCGGCCTGGTGACCCGGTTCCGCGACCCGGCCGGCGCCTCCGACGTGCGGGTCAACGAGGTCGAGTGGCGGCTGGCCACCGAGGCCGGCGGCAAGGCGGTGGGCCGCTACCGCCGGGCCACCTACACGATCTGGGACCTGCGCACGGGTGACCGCCTCGACAAGGTCTCCGACGACGCGTGGACCCGCCGCCACCCCGACTACTCCAGCCGCAGCCGCGGTCAGGGCTTCGGCACCACGGTCGCCAGCCCCGACGGGCAGCTGCGCGCGGCCACGCTGGAGGCGAGCGACGGCTCGTGGGTGCTGCTGGTGCACGACGTCGCGACCGAGCAGGAGGTGTTCCGGGCGGGCGAGCGGCCGGACCGCAAGGCGCTGGCCGGGTTCAGCGCCGATGGGCGCCACCTGCTCGCCAGCTGGGAGTCCGAGGGCAGGAGCCTGGTCGATGTCTGGCATGTTTGAGCCCCCGCAGTCCGTGCGCCCGCGCGACACCCCCGTGCTCGTGGTCGATCTCGGCACCACCACGTCGGCCGCCGTCGTGGTCGCCGGCGAGGAGTCGGTGCCGGTGCCCGATCCGGTGAGTGGCGCCGCCGCCTGGCCGTCCGCCGTGTTGTGGGACGGGCAGCAGATGCTCGTCGGCACGCTGGCCGAGCGGCGCAAGCGGGCCGAGCCCGAGTCGTTCGCCGCCGAGTTCAAGCGCGGGCTGGCGGCCGACGTCTCGGTGGTGCTCGGCCGCCACCGGTTTCGCCCGGTCGAGCAGGTGGTGGCGCTGCTCGCGGCGCTGCGGCTGGAGGGCGAGCGGCTCCACGGCGCACCGATCACCCGCACGCTGCTCACCGTGCCCGCCGCGTACACGAGCGCGGACCCGCGCCGCGCCCGCGTCATCGCCGCCGCGGAGGCGGCTGGCCTGGAGACGGTGGAGCTGCTGCCCGAGCCGGTCGCCGCCGCGTTCGCGCCGGTGGCGGGCCCGCCCCTCGTTCCCGGCGACCTCCTCCTCGTGTACGACCTGGGTGGCGGCACCTTCGACGCCGCCCTCCTGCGCATCGGCGAGCGGTGGCACGAGCTGCTCGGCCACGCCACCCTCGACGACTGCGGCGGCCGCGAGATCGACGCGCTGCTCGCCGCCCGCGTGCACGCCGAGGGCGAGGCGTGGCTCGCGCCGCTGCTCTCGTCCGCCGGCCCGACCGATCCGGCCACGATGCGCCTGGGCATGGCGGTCACCGACTTCGCCCAGCGGCTCAAGCACCAGCTCAGCGCCGCGCCCTCGGTCGAAGACTTCTTCCTGCCCAACGCGCCGGCCTACCGCCTCACCCAGGCCGACCTGCGCACGCTGGCCGCGCCGCTGCTCAGCCGGACCGTCACCTGCTGCACCGACCTGCTCGCCCGCCTGGGGGTGTCACCACACCAGGTCGCGGCGGTCCTCACCGTGGGCGGCGGCTCCCGCATGCCCGCCGTGAGCGACCTCCTGCAGCAGACCCTGCGGCTCCCCCTCCGCACGACCGACGACCCGGACCTCGCCGCCGTCCGCGGCGCCGCCCACTGGCTCCCCCGGAGCGGCCCTCGCCGCGTGCCCGCCGTCACCTCGCCCGAGCCGTCGATCCCGCTGTCGTTCGCCATCCCGGGCGGCTCGGCACAGCTGCTGCGCTGGCTCGTCGCGCCCGGCCAGGCCTACGTGGCGGGCGTGCCACTGGCCCGCGTCCGCCTGCCCGGCGGGGCCTTGTGGGACCTCACCGCCCGCACGCCCGGCACGCTCGACCGCTTGCTGGCCACGCCCGGCTCCGAGGTGGTTGCCCACGAGTGGCTGGCACTAGCCCGCCCCTAGCCCGCGTTTCGTAGCGGTGGCCGCGCGTCGTGCGGCCCGTGGCCCGCGCGAGTCGGCAGGCTAGTAGCCGCCCCACCGCGACGACGGCGGCGAACCGCGGGCGGACTCGCGCACTCCCGCCTCGAAGATCTGCAGAAGCACGGGGTAGGGAAGATCAGCTAGGTGGATCTTGCATCCTGCCTCATCAATTGCCTTACCGCGCGGGCACCGTGAGCTGGGAAGACACCGCACGCACCGGGGCGAAGCCGACCGCGCGACGGCGCCGAGACCGCCGCGAACTCTACGCCGCGCGGAGTCCTGTGTGGATGGTGCGGGCGTCGAGCCAGTAGAGGTCGTCGCGGAGGCCGAGCCACGCGGTGTCCGCCGAGTCCAGCAGGCAGTCCCAGGCGTCCAGGTCGGCGGGGTCCAGCAGCCCCGCCGGGCGCAGGTGGTCGACCCGGTGTGCCAGCTTGTCCAGCACGCGGTTGACCTCAGCGTCCGTAAGCGGCAGCTCGCGCTCGAAGAGCGTCGTACGGGCGGCGACCTCGGTCAGGCCGGCGCGGCGCAGGCACTCGCTCCAGCCGTACGGCATCCGCACCGACCCCGGCAGCCCCGCCCGCATCGCCGCGAACCAGCGGTCCTGCGCCGCGTCCAGCCGTACCTCAAGGCCGGGCTCGCCGACGCCAAGGTCCCACGGCAGGTGCCGCGCGGGCAGGCCGCCCTCGGCCAGTGCCAGCCGGCCGCCCCCGCCCAGGAGGCCGGCCAGCGCGTTGACCGCCGCCTGCTGGTCGCCGGCGTGGTGCACCGACGCGGACGCCCACACCAGGTCGGCCGTCTCGCCGAGCGCGGCCCGCAGGTCGGTCAGGTCGCCGTCGAGGTCGGCTGCCACGAACTCGAGGTCCGGCGCGCGCTCCTTCGCCACGGCCAGGATCGCCGGCTCGCCGTCCACGCCGACCGCGCGACCACCGGGGCCGAGGGCTGTCGCGAGTGCGCGGGTCATGCCGGCACCGCCGCACCCCACGTCCACCGCCAGGCGGTCGCCGGGGCGGACGAGGGCGGCCGCGGTGGCCGCGTACCAGCTGGCCTCCTCGCCGGCGAGACGACCGAGATGCGCAGTTTGTTCCGACCAGACCACCGTGTACGGATCCTCACTCGTCACCGGCCCATTGTGTCGTCTCCTGCCACAGCAGGAGGCCACCTTGTCCGTCAGCGGCCTACTGTTCGGATGTGGTGACCCAGTGGATCGGCCGGCTCTTCGACGAGCGGGCCTGGCCGGCGCGCCTGACGCTGCTTTTCGTGCTGACCGTCGGCTACCTGACGCTGCTGCGCGCTCCCGACTCGCCGCCGACGCTCGCCGACTGGATCATCGCGCTGGCGGCGGTGGGGGCGAGCGCGGGCGGCGGGCGGTGGCCGCTGGCGACGCCCATCGTGCAGGCCGGCCTGCTCGCCGTGGCGTACCAGGTGGGCACCCACGCCTCCGTCGTCGTGAAGGTCGCCACCGCCGTCGCCCTCTTCGAGCTCGCCATGCGCCGCACAGGCTGGAAAGTCCTGGTGGGCACGCTCGCACCCACCGCCGTGTACGTCCTGCATCCCAGCGGCGGCATCCCCTCGCTCCTCTACCGCGCCGCGGTCATGGTCGGCGCGCCGGTGCTGATCGGCGCGTACATCCGCTCGTTGCGCCAGACCGCCGCGCAGGCGCAGCAACGGGTGGCCGAGGAGGAGCGGCGCCGCCTGTCGGAGACGCGGGCGGCGCGGGCCACGGAGCGTACGGCGATTGCCCGTGAACTCCACGATGTCGTGGCACACCACGTCGCCTCGATCGTGCTGCGGGTGGGCGTGGCGCGGCACGTGCTGCCGGCGGACGACCCGCGCGTGCGCGAGGTGCTCGACGACGTGCACGGCAGCGGCACCGCGACCCTCTCCGCCCTGCGGCGGCTGGTGACGGTGCTGCGTGACCCGGAGGTGGGCGACACGCCGCCGTTCGTGGAGCCGGGCGAGCTGCACGCCGCGCTCGACGAGGTGGTGCAACGCGGCCGGCAGGTGGGCCTGGACATCGCGTCGTCGGTCGACCCGGCGGTCGGCGACCTCGATCCGGTGCGCGGGCTCGCCGTCCTCCGCCTCACCCAGGAAGGCCTCACGAACGTCGCCAAGCACGCCGGCACCGCCGCCCACGCCGAGATCTCGATGCGCCTCACACCCGACGACACGGTGCTGCTGGAGATCGTCGACGACGGCGGTACGAGCCCGCCGGCGCTGCCCACCGCGGGCGACGTGCCGGGCCACGGCCTGGTCGGCATGCGCGAGCGGGTCGAGCTGCTCGGCGGCTCGCTCTCCGTGGGCCGCGAGGGACGGGGATGGCGGCTCTCCGCGCTGCTGCCGTCGGCGTCGCCGCCCGCGCCCAGGCGGTCCGCGCGGGTCTGCCACCCCAAGACGGCGCAGGCCCCCGCGTGATCCGGGTATTGCTCGCCGACGACCAGCACCTCGTCCGCGCCGGCCTGCGCATGCTCTGCACCGCCGCGCCCGACGTCGAGGTGGTGGGCGAGGCGGACAGCGGCGCCGAGGCGGTGCGCCTCGCCGAGCAGGTGCTGCCCGACGTCATCCTCATGGACCTGCGCATGCCGGGCGTCGACGGCATCACCGCCACCGCGCGCATCCTCGCCGCGCGGCCGTCGGTGCGCGTGGTGGTGCTCACCACGTTCGACGACGACGATCACC
The window above is part of the Phytohabitans houttuyneae genome. Proteins encoded here:
- a CDS encoding anti-sigma factor, with the translated sequence MTTDVHALAGAYALHALDDVERAAFARHLAGCESCAHDVAELRETAARLADGAWSVPPPRLRDNVLAEIRQTRQVAAERPDRKARATSPSAGWRRGPIVAAAAAAVVLAAGTGTVSYIAQEQRVRDERATAEALRAEATRVEAVLAASDARLRSAPVTGGGQITMVLSESLDEGVVMLSGARPPGDDRAYQLWAVTSGGPDSRGVLTPGEGGATKLIDRIRGMDTLGVTIEPDTGSKTPTAPLVASVPVEG
- a CDS encoding methyltransferase domain-containing protein; protein product: METLVATEIRERGLGQVDLIGHREVHFTSLDAAAAIRALPTADDVLLVAAVIHGIGHTKEDLRRLGELGDLSWAPRRPLDVSATVVGARRFGRYDVEDAVGVHLSRVLGVPYHSRRGGVRPPPGTTSWRVTIEGKRATVAVRPGDRPSHRRDYKRVGVPGTLHPPVAAAMVRLAAVAPGDVVLDPCCGAGTLLIEAGGTGARLLGVDADPAALRAATANAGALAARWLHADAAALPLRASTVDRIVVNPPWDRQVPATGALATDPSRLWSEARRVLRPGGRLVALLHAPAPWPVLARYPIRLSGAEAQIVVAAAPP
- a CDS encoding MarR family winged helix-turn-helix transcriptional regulator; amino-acid sequence: MVKQSGQARLPARPAGVPADERHETANLLHSAALRLLRAARTHDAGMDLDGPRASLLSVVVFAGPQPVTRLAAIEQVSPPAITKLVAALEADGLVVRERSATDRRVVLVTPTAAGRRLLERGRAARVRAVAALLEGASARDLATLRRAAQLIAARI
- a CDS encoding class I SAM-dependent methyltransferase, encoding MTSEDPYTVVWSEQTAHLGRLAGEEASWYAATAAALVRPGDRLAVDVGCGGAGMTRALATALGPGGRAVGVDGEPAILAVAKERAPDLEFVAADLDGDLTDLRAALGETADLVWASASVHHAGDQQAAVNALAGLLGGGGRLALAEGGLPARHLPWDLGVGEPGLEVRLDAAQDRWFAAMRAGLPGSVRMPYGWSECLRRAGLTEVAARTTLFERELPLTDAEVNRVLDKLAHRVDHLRPAGLLDPADLDAWDCLLDSADTAWLGLRDDLYWLDARTIHTGLRAA
- a CDS encoding Hsp70 family protein; this translates as MSGMFEPPQSVRPRDTPVLVVDLGTTTSAAVVVAGEESVPVPDPVSGAAAWPSAVLWDGQQMLVGTLAERRKRAEPESFAAEFKRGLAADVSVVLGRHRFRPVEQVVALLAALRLEGERLHGAPITRTLLTVPAAYTSADPRRARVIAAAEAAGLETVELLPEPVAAAFAPVAGPPLVPGDLLLVYDLGGGTFDAALLRIGERWHELLGHATLDDCGGREIDALLAARVHAEGEAWLAPLLSSAGPTDPATMRLGMAVTDFAQRLKHQLSAAPSVEDFFLPNAPAYRLTQADLRTLAAPLLSRTVTCCTDLLARLGVSPHQVAAVLTVGGGSRMPAVSDLLQQTLRLPLRTTDDPDLAAVRGAAHWLPRSGPRRVPAVTSPEPSIPLSFAIPGGSAQLLRWLVAPGQAYVAGVPLARVRLPGGALWDLTARTPGTLDRLLATPGSEVVAHEWLALARP
- a CDS encoding sensor histidine kinase translates to MVTQWIGRLFDERAWPARLTLLFVLTVGYLTLLRAPDSPPTLADWIIALAAVGASAGGGRWPLATPIVQAGLLAVAYQVGTHASVVVKVATAVALFELAMRRTGWKVLVGTLAPTAVYVLHPSGGIPSLLYRAAVMVGAPVLIGAYIRSLRQTAAQAQQRVAEEERRRLSETRAARATERTAIARELHDVVAHHVASIVLRVGVARHVLPADDPRVREVLDDVHGSGTATLSALRRLVTVLRDPEVGDTPPFVEPGELHAALDEVVQRGRQVGLDIASSVDPAVGDLDPVRGLAVLRLTQEGLTNVAKHAGTAAHAEISMRLTPDDTVLLEIVDDGGTSPPALPTAGDVPGHGLVGMRERVELLGGSLSVGREGRGWRLSALLPSASPPAPRRSARVCHPKTAQAPA
- a CDS encoding sigma-70 family RNA polymerase sigma factor gives rise to the protein MSDGANEGLRRAEHLSAVPTPPDPSTEANELLRAVARGDEAAFTRLYDLVAARVYGLARRVVRDPAQAEEVAQEVLVEVWRTAGRFDPERGSATAWIFTIAHRRAVDRVRSEQAGAERARKLAAAQGETPYDEVVDQATAHLEQQQVRRCIQTLTGLQREAITLAYYGGTRTARSPRCSAPRCPPSRRACATG
- a CDS encoding Hsp70 family protein, whose translation is MGEPILVVDVGTFATRVALVVGDQSGLLREPGTGSLVWPSSVCLDDAGCLVGTAAERRKRAIPRRYIDGPRRAVDAQASMWLDGREVTGGEALAAYLTAVRGEARQQYGAEVHRVTLTTPAAYLTGDPRRDVLTAAGEAAGFSYVELVSSAVAVALDPETGGGLPGGALVLACTLGATWTASLVQVRGNHTVQLAQETSAAGHDLDAVLINDLRSEGRAWLEPLLAAPGDAGLRAYYDAVDFVRRLKHQLADAEEVSDHLTPISPPYRLTREWLAAFADPALRWLAASCHTVLAAAGAAPSDLGAVVLAGGGARMPAAEHTLRATLGHPVRRAADPELGVVRGAARWSIGALSRAVPAERPSWRIEPVAWDIPGGRGELVRWVVGEGEAYQAGAVVARVRAPDDRVFDLVAPQAGTLLAHRAAAGQQVGPVLVAAAAKTPKALAEHPPPHQHRLDVAGSWLLTPDRQRLVECDGAGRYVRYRTVGDPTVTGEFVPEASGATPVGGRVFVGPDGRLCLVSWDSESWFRVWDLESGGLVTRFRDPAGASDVRVNEVEWRLATEAGGKAVGRYRRATYTIWDLRTGDRLDKVSDDAWTRRHPDYSSRSRGQGFGTTVASPDGQLRAATLEASDGSWVLLVHDVATEQEVFRAGERPDRKALAGFSADGRHLLASWESEGRSLVDVWHV
- a CDS encoding VOC family protein; the encoded protein is MALGPVAQIHISVRDIDRSVGFYRDVLGIPLLFQVQGQPMAFFASGDVRLYLGVPESEEFASRCTLYFRVDDIEAEHARLVAAGVESFGTPHVVHRDGATELWMSFFADPDGHKLGLMQER